The Puntigrus tetrazona isolate hp1 chromosome 3, ASM1883169v1, whole genome shotgun sequence genome contains a region encoding:
- the cdc42ep1b gene encoding cdc42 effector protein 1b, with amino-acid sequence MSLGKLPAIKGLVSTSHGKRRFKSDLSVDMISPPLGDFRHTMHVGRGGDVFGDTSFLSNYGGSSHSDGLRSPDSPSGPKPSRFLSRTLQHVRKTPLPRLRGGSRDFSSPPPHVSPIIKNAISLPQLNMTGGLMRALLPTSTSSPDEPLCSYALQSGFITLPRLSRLDPSLEETSEALSRRSSFPENSEVSLARSDSLSSFTVDLGPSLMSEVLEMIDSSCGLTGSREGEEEESEADQTEAPVRRPIGADAAIEPRRFRQAASMLARHFGGGRSEEERQRPSSFRHSRTPYSFTEAEEEIKV; translated from the exons ATGAGTCTGGGAAAGTTGCCGGCGATCAAAGGCCTGGTGTCCACGTCCCACGGCAAGCGGCGGTTTAAGAGCGACCTGTCGGTGGACATGATCAGTCCGCCGCTCGGCGACTTCCGCCACACGATGCACGTGGGCCGCGGCGGGGACGTCTTCGGCGACACTTCGTTTCTGAGCAACTACGGCGGATCGAGTCACAGCGATGGCCTGCGGAGCCCGGACTCGCCCTCCGGCCCCAAACCGTCGCGGTTTTTGTCGAGAACGCTGCAGCACGTGCGGAAGACGCCTCTGCCGCGGCTCAGAGGCGGCTCGCGGGACTTCTCGTCCCCTCCGCCACACGTCTCGCCCATCATTAAAAACGCCATCTCTCTGCCTCAGCTCAACATGACCGGCGGCCTGATGAGGGCGCTGCTGCCCACCTCCACCAGCTCCCCGGACGAGCCCCTCTGCTCCTACG CTCTTCAGTCTGGTTTCATCACGCTGCCTCGTTTATCTCGACTCGACCCGAGCTTGGAGGAGACGTCCGAGGCGCTCAGTCGACGGAGCTCCTTCCCCGAGAACAGCGAGGTCTCGTTGGCGCGGTCCGACTCGCTCTCGTCCTTCACGGTGGACCTCGGGCCCTCCCTCATGAGCGAGGTTCTGGAGATGATCGACAGCTCCTGCGGCCTCACCGGGAGCCGCGAGggcgaggaggaggagagcgAGGCAGATCAGACGGAGGCTCCGGTCAGGCGTCCCATCGGAGCGGACGCGGCCATCGAGCCCAGGAGGTTCCGGCAGGCCGCTAGCATGCTGGCGCGTCACTTTGGAGGAGGAAGATCTGAAGAAGAGCGCCAGAGACCTTCATCCTTTAGACACAGCAGGACACCGTACAGCTTCACCGAGGCGGAGGAAGAAATCAAAGTATGA
- the LOC122329645 gene encoding LOW QUALITY PROTEIN: interferon-induced very large GTPase 1-like (The sequence of the model RefSeq protein was modified relative to this genomic sequence to represent the inferred CDS: inserted 2 bases in 1 codon), with the protein MNTSVEKDCLPVRERQNSKDDIYLTKHKSQADKLIQSGESNLLNSDPTLKSMDNIFPNLTIVSTGNSAAVRFGPQNILLGEKQPNIGKAETSGIVAEQKEIAELDVSVINMIGLHEAELYLDSLNNLIGQVLNENEIHAFVFVMRLGPLTDADKMGLEWLQRVFGDEVLQFVMVLFTYESEEERGAINDYLKRNPDLRQLLERCGGRYHTCNEKMNDQSEMSKLIKKIKQLFNKKQYTAVLKDTETQQKSECESENKPIIKKEKQEDAPTSKIRVQHRGINTDLVTKAGSDEFLQQETGKMGLLLQRLHLEDKHHNKLRTTDVLQITKHSLQSHESCDEKELVQTFMQKLLMINYRARYINVKANKQHHAQQRHNESEVEGDVFDDVLKHISLSNKGTSQSDFIHPMDVQMAVFHCADSFLKQLMVTKLSQCQYALPLFVPDPFTQQIEFPLWTFRQINKSWKMRKTNNETISQIQPIYKAETPMVFFFRFGSVSSSKSQLLNSLINEKHNTFFHRNCSGSSKTRVLMDGVVEITWYCPSGSHDDKFNDCVAFCNLHGDAGDHEKQLQILTEMSSVNVVLLPQQDRNDKNAAKIQNLYKDRKPLIFLLTEDESEVNKIRTGKLKIGLKDRSQADVSGELGKAIKDCLSESSSIFRLEDMSKHSDIRVDEKEDDDCRRGREAAQQIINCLEKKSLIEIKELFLPHQGQLWHQWSQKNKELHRPRGDEIEMDISRKQTDLKKIRELQHVSDISEFIKLFINKIHSNTANKNIYFLKWLEIFLDEYIFDDLSAIHNKYEKXWSTIGRLKENYDKSEQMVTEQAELERISEELQASSFGLEHIMREIGQIYESCSSVKENKKDLQVHFSSLPGLAAEMMISGSPLELMDGDAAHVPVIWISAVLDQLVQKLGDQRVFVLSVLGIQSSGKSTMLNAMFGLQFAVSAGRCTRGAFMQLVRVSDEMKTQMDVDYILVVDTEGLNALELAGRSSIDHDNELATFVVGLANLTLINIFGENPAEMQDILQIVVQAFIRMKKVRLNPSCVFVHQNVSDIAAEEKTKEGRRKLQEKLDEMTKLAAEEEVYDAEYFNDIIAFDAQNDVKYFPHLWEGNPPMAPPNPKYCENIQELKKAIMSHARRYDKMMLTDLKTCIKDLWGALLKERFIFSFRNSLEISLYRKLETEYGKWSWSLRSAMMETENKLHNKIENEAIHEIEETALHREMKKTTEEVEKSMTEFFDKDKNNTILIHWKTSFEIKIKDVRENIVRETKRKLNEILQQRDLKKKIDAQRINHENTLYEKSKELALKFKDKANDKETLKKEFDLYWEQCVKKIITDTPQMKNIDILMDVKRLLNDTNQGYLPLDHRKEGIEDSMFNVSRFSKYCIIKRSTKKVISNAMMDASQTVNAEDEDKLRSLVSHIVQQTDRMIQSFNISKMGYNISCIQQLTDYIKKSVKEHQQRQVKYVFKNEFLMDLILLISNRANSMITDQHRLFREANDPVFYLKRKREEYYSIFQKYCQGAASAAIFGAIICQKLKEPIEQSVYKKTARDLTGEIRSNCESLNGNRSNLEKHILKTLAEEENFDNYINYIHNPRDHFKSFIRDEANRYINDKFSVSVLPKMKENIKLLQQKILEAAHEATEHVKLKRGDVGLWLKSFTQQLSDELIFSEKDLSGVKHDDVDDFSLLEDVIRQELPAMLSDTSNIFNTNTFPLKLDHKFRPDELLIDHFCQCCWIQCPFCKAICTNTIENHDGDHSVSFHRVIGLNGIHYFKTENLSAHICTSAIANSALHFYPNDSQKVLWRDYRTAGEDYAKWSITPDLSELPYWKWFVCHFQKDLENKYCKTFKGQGKIPDKWKNYTKQDALESLDKYI; encoded by the exons ATGAACACTTCTGTGGAGAAAGACTGCCTTCCTGTAAGGGAACGGCAGAACAGCAAAGACGACATCTACCTAACTAAACACAAGTCCCAAGCAGACAAGCTTATTCAGTCTGGAGAGAGCAACCTGCTTAACTCAGATCCAACCCTCAAAAGCATGG ACAACATATTTCCCAATCTGACCATTGTTTCAACTGGAAACTCTGCGGCTGTTCGCTTCGGACCCCAAAACATTCTTCTCGGGGAAAAACAACCAAATATCGGAAAAGCGGAAACATCCGGGATCGTTGCCGAACAAAAGGAGATAGCAGAACTTGATGTGTCTGTGATCAATATGATCGGCTTACACGAGGCTGAGCTTTACTTGGACTCTCTTAATAATCTCATCGGTCAAGTGCTGAATGAAAACGAAATCCACGCCTTTGTCTTTGTTATGCGGCTGGGTCCGCTCACGGACGCTGATAAGATGGGCCTCGAATGGCTTCAGAGAGTGTTTGGTGATGAAGTTCTTCAGTTTGTGATGGTCCTCTTCACCTATGAGAGCGAAGAGGAGCGCGGCGCTATAAATGACTATCTGAAGAGAAACCCCGACCTGCGGCAGCTGCTGGAGAGATGTGGAGGAAGATATCACACCTGCAATGAGAAGATGAACGACCAATCAGAGATGAgcaaattgataaaaaaaattaagcaactgtttaataagaaacaATACACTGCCGTTTTAAAAGACACAGAAACTCAACAAAAGTCTGAATGTGAAAGTG aaaacaaacccataatcaagaaagaaaaacaggaagATGCTCCAACATCAAAGATTAGAGTACAACACAGG GGAATAAACACAGATTTGGTAACAAAAGCCGGATCAGATGAATTCCTACAACAAGAAACAGGAAAAATGGGTCTTCTTTTACAGAGACTTCATCTTGAAGACAAGCACCACAATAAACTGAGAACTACAGATGTTCTTCAGATAACCAAACATTCATTGCAATCTCATGAGTCTTGTGATGAAAAAGAGCTGGTTCAGACTTTCATGCAAAAATTACTGATGATAAACTACAGGGCaagatatattaatgttaagGCTAATAAACAGCATCATGCACAGCAAAGACATAATGAATCTGAAGTTGAGGGTGATGTTTTTgatgatgttttaaaacatatatctTTATCTAACAAAGGAACAAGTCAATCTGATTTCATTCACCCCATGGATGTTCAGATGGCCGTGTTTCATTGTGCTGATAGTTTCCTGAAGCAGCTGATGGTGACTAAACTGTCTCAGTGTCAGTATGCCCTGCCTCTGTTTGTTCCTGATCCATTCACACAACAGATTGAGTTTCCTCTCTGGACCTTCAGACAAATCAACAAAAGCTGGAAGATGAGAAAAACCAACAATGAGACCATCAGTCAAATCCAGCCAATATACAAGGCGGAAACTCCCATGGTGTTTTTCTTCAGGTTTGGCTCTGTGTCTTCATCCAAGTCTCAGCTGCTGAACAGTCTGATCAATGAGAAACACAACACATTCTTCCACAGGAACTGTTCAGGCAGCAGCAAAACCAGAGTCCTGATGGATGGAGTGGTGGAGATCACCTGGTACTGCccttcagggtcacatgatgATAAATTCAATGACTGTGTAGCGTTCTGTAATCTACACGGTGATGCAGGAGACCATGAGAAACAGCTGCAGATCCTCACTGAAATGAGCTCAGTTAATGTTGTTCTTCTACCACAACAGGACAGGAACGACAAAAATGCAGCAAAGATACAAAACCTGTACAAGGACAGAAAACCACTCATTTTCCTTTTAACGGAAGATGAATCTGaagtgaataaaataagaaCAGGGAAATTAAAAATTGGTTTAAAAGACAGAAGTCAGGCAGATGTATCTGGAGAACTTGGAAAAGCTATAAAAGATTGTCTCTCAGAATCATCTTCCATTTTCAGACTTGAAGATATGTCCAAACACTCAGACATCAGAGTAGATGAGAAAGAAGATGATGACTGCaggagaggaagagaagcaGCACAACAGATAATCAATTGTTTGGAAAAGAAAAGTCTGATAGAAATCAAAGAATTATTTCTGCCTCATCAGGGACAACTGTGGCATCAGTGGAGTCAGAAGAACAAAGAACTACATCGACCTCGAGGAGATGAGATAGAAATGGACATTAGTAGAAAACAAACAGACTTAAAGAAAATCCGTGAATTGCAGCATGTATCTGACATCAGTGAgttcattaaattattcattaataaaattcactcaaatactgcaaataaaaatatatatttcctgAAATGGCTTGAAATATTCCTGgatgaatatatatttgatgACCTTTCTgctatacataacaaatatgaaaa gtgGTCAACAATTGGAAGACTGAAAGAAAATTATGATAAATCTGAGCAAATGGTAACTGAACAAGCTGAACTTGAGAGAATATCTGAGGAACTTCAAGCTTCATCCTTTGGTTTGGAGCACATCATGAGGGAGATTGGTCAGATCTATGAATCGTGTTCATCTGTGAAGGAGAACAAGAAAGACCTGCAGGTTCACTTCTCTTCTCTCCCGGGTCTTGCAGCAGAGATGATGATCTCTGGATCTCCACTGGAGCTGATGGATGGAGATGCTGCTCATGTTCCTGTGATCTGGATCTCTGCTGTTCTAGATCAACTCGTCCAGAAATTGGGAGACCAGAGAGTCTTTGTGCTGTCAGTTTTAGGGATCCAGAGCTCTGGAAAATCCACCATGCTGAATGCCATGTTTGGACTCCAGTTTGCTGTCAGTGCAGGCAGATGCACAAGAGGAGCTTTCATGCAGCTGGTCAGAGTCTCAGACGAGATGAAAACACAGATGGATGTTGACTATATTCTGGTTGTTGATACCGAGGGTCTAAATGCTCTAGAACTGGCTGGAAGATCATCTATAGATCATGACAATGAACTGGCCACATTTGTTGTTGGTCTTGCAAATTTGACTCTGATCAACATTTTTGGAGAAAACCCGGCTGAGATGCAGGACATTCTTCAGATTGTTGTTCAGGCCTTCATAAGGATGAAGAAGGTCAGATTAAATcccagctgtgtgtttgtgcatcagAACGTCTCAGACATTGcagctgaagaaaaaacaaaagagggaAGGAGAAAACTGCAGGAGAAACTGGATGAGATGACAAAACTCGCTGCTGAAGAGGAAGTCTATGATGCAGAATATTTCAATGACATCATTGCATTTGATGCACAGAATGATGTGAAGTATTTTCCTCATCTTTGGGAGGGAAACCCACCAATGGCACCACCAAACCCAAAGTACTGTGAGAACATTCAAGAACTAAAGAAAGCTATTATGTCTCATGCAAGAAGATATGATAAAATGATGCTGACAGATTTAAAGACCTGTATTAAAGATCTCTGGGGAGCTTTACTAAAGGAACGCTTCATCTTCAGCTTCAGAAATTCTCTGGAGATTTCACTTTACAGAAAACTAGAGACCGAATACGGCAAGTGGTCCTGGAGTCTTCGTAGTGCCATGATGGAAACTGAGAACAAACTACacaacaaaatagaaaatgaagcaATTCATGAGATTGAAGAAACTGCTCTTCACAGAGAAATGAAGAAGACGACTGAAGAAGTGGAAAAATCAATGACAGAATTCTTtgacaaagacaaaaacaatactaTACTGATTCACTGGAAAACatcatttgaaatcaaaatcaaaGATGTTCGGGAAAATATTGtaagagaaacaaagagaaaattaaatgaGATTCTTCAACAGCGTGACTTAAAGAAAAAGATTGATGCCCAGAGAATAAATCATGAAAACACTCTCTATGAAAAGAGCAAAGAACTTGCCTTAAAATTTAAAGACAAAGCAAATGATAAAGAAACTctaaaaaaagagtttgattTGTACTGGGAACAGTGTGTAAAAAAGATCATCACAGACACTcctcaaatgaaaaacattgaCATACTGATGGATGTAAAACGGCTTCTTAATGACACGAATCAAGGATACCTCCCATTAGACCACAGAAAAGAAGGCATTGAAGATAGTATGTTCAATGTGTCAAGGTTttctaaatattgtattatcaAAAGatctacaaaaaaagtaataagcAACGCTATGATGGATGCTAGCCAAACAGTAAATG CAGAGGATGAAGACAAATTAAGATCATTAGTCTCTCACATTGTTCAgcaaacagacagaatgattcagtcatttaacatttcaaagatGGGCTACAACATCAGCTGCATTCAACAACTTACAGATTACATAAAGAAGAGTGTTAAAGAACATCAGCAACGGCAAGTAAAATATGTGTTCAAGAATGAATTCCTTATGGATTTGATTCTTTTAATCTCTAACAGAGCAAACAGTATGATCACTGACCAACACAGACTGTTCAGAGAGGCCAATGATCCAGTTTTCTATTTGAAGAGAAAGAGGGAAGAGTACTACAGTATTTTCCAGAAATACTGTCAAGGAGCTGCATCAGCTGCCATTTTTGGAGCAATCATCTGTCAGAAACTGAAAGAGCCCATTGAGCAGAGCGTCTACAAGAAGACTGCCAGAGATCTGACAGGTGAAATAAGATCAAACTGTGAATCACTGAATGGAAACAGATCAAATCTGGAGAAACACATCTTAAAGACATTGGCAGAAGAGGAGAACTTTGACAATTACATCAACTATATTCATAATCCCAGAGATCACTTCAAGAGTTTCATCAGAGATGAAGCCAATCGCTACATCAATGATAAGTTCAGTGTCAGTGTTTTACCCAAGATGAAGGAGAACATTAAACTCCTGCAGCAGAAGATTTTGGAGGCAGCTCATGAAGCTACTGAACATGTTAAACTGAAGAGAGGAGATGTTGGTTTGTGGTTGAAGAGTTTCACACAGCAGCTCTCAGACGAGCTGATCTTCTCTGAAAAAGACCTCAGTGGAGTCAAACATGATGATGTTGATGATTTCAGCCTCCTAGAAGATGTGATAAGACAGGAACTTCCTGCTATGCTGTCTGACACCAGTAACATATTCAACACAAATACCTTTCCATTAAAGCTGGACCATAAATTCAGGCCAGATGAGCTTCTGATTGATCACTTCTGTCAGTGCTGTTGGATTCAGTGTCCGTTCTGTAAAGCCATCTGCACCAACACCATAGAAAACCATGATGGAGATCACAGTGTTTCCTTTCATCGTGTTATAGGACTAAATGgaatacattactttaaaactgaaaacctGTCTGCCCATATCTGCACATCAGCAATAGCAAACAGTGCTCTACATTTTTATCCCAATGATTCTCAAAAAGTCCTCTGGAGAGATTACAGAACAGCAGGAGAAGATTATGCAAAGTGGAGCATCACTCCTGATCTGTCTGAACTGCCCTACTGGAAGTGGTTTGTGTGTCACTTTCAGAAAGATCTGgaaaacaaatactgtaaaacatttaaggGACAGGGCAAGATCCCAGataaatggaaaaattacaCTAAGCAGGATGCCTTAGAGAGTTtggataaatacatataa
- the LOC122329992 gene encoding GTPase IMAP family member 4-like isoform X1 has protein sequence MRQALHCVSLCDPGVHVFLLIIPDAPLSIEDKAEMEEMRKIFSSNLSEHIMVLRIKEKLTSQMNTAPSSSAEMIASRCFVLESSSQIPDLLQDVENMVKMTDGRCYTTFMCLQDRLELERNKHRVEIEDLRGSVMKTTGKSVTHNDDLRIVLLGKTGVGKSASGNTILRRVAFKSTMKSSSVTRDCQKEITEFTKRQITVIDTPGLFDTGVDNVETRKEIVKCVSMAAPGPHVFLLVIQLGRITKEEKDAVQMIQEMFGEKSKMYTIVLFTRGDDLKGKTIQEFIEDDDFSKNLVQQFGKRHHVFNNNETENRKQVSDLLDKIDCMVAVNGGSFYTNEMFEKVEKNIIEEQDRIMKEKEEEIKRIEEELRAKYESEIEQIKKENERERQEMQNELIKREEEFKKREEEIKKDTDDNVRKEMQRKLEEQKKLIEEQNKRKKILEEEQQNFINYLIEKHEKEKLKLQKRIKRKTRKQAEHEYRENLEKELAKALDVAEKEVPHTTKRARYCNQFDPDDEGSGNVQHFVNWIMR, from the exons ATGCGCCAGGCTCTCCACTGCGTGTCTCTCTGTGATCCTGGAGTTCATGTTTTCCTCCTCATTATTCCTGATGCTCCACTCAGCATTGAAGACAAAGCAGAAATGGAGGAGATGCGGAAGATCTTCAGCTCAAACCTCAGCGAACACATCATGGTCCTCAGAATCAAAGAGAAGTTGACAAGTCAAATGAATACAGCTCCTTCTTCATCTGCTGAGATGATTGCAAGtcgatgttttgttttggagagCAGCTCACAGATTCCAGATCTACTTCAGGATGTGGAGAACATGGTGAAAATGACAGATGGAAGATGCTACACGACCTTCATGTGCCTTCAGGATCGACTAGAACTGgagagaaacaaacacagagtcGAAATAGAGGACCTGCGAGGATCTGTGATGAAAACAAcaggtaaaa GTGTAACACACAACGATGATCTGAGGATTGTGCTGCTGGGAAAGACGGGTGTAGGGAAAAGTGCATCAGGAAATACTATACTGAGAAGAGTAGCCTTTAAATCAACAATGAAATCAAGCTCAGTGACCAGAGATTGTCAGAAGGAAATTACAGAGTTCACCAAAAGACAGATAACAGTGATCGATACCCCAGGCCTGTTTGATACTGGGGTTGATAACGTTGAGACCAGGAAGGAGATTGTGAAGTGTGTCTCTATGGCAGCTCCTGGTCCACATGTGTTTCTGCTGGTGATTCAACTGGGACGAATTACTAAAGAGGAGAAAGATGCAGTGCAGATGATCCAGGAGATGTTTGGAGAGAAATCCAAAATGTACACCATTGTGCTCTTCACCAGAGGAGATGATCTTAAAGGAAAAACAATTCAAGAATTTATTGAAGATGATGATTTTTCAAAGAATCTCGTCCAGCAGTTTGGCAAGAGACACCACGTGTTCAATAATAACGAGACTGAAAACCGAAAACAGGTTTCTGATCTGCTGGATAAGATTGACTGTATGGTGGCAGTGAATGGAGGGAGTTTCTACACCAATGAGATGTTCGAGAAGGTGGAGAAGAACATCATAGAGGAACAAGACAGAAtcatgaaagagaaagaagaagagatcAAGAGAATAGAAGAAGAGCTGAGAGCCAAATATGAATCGGAAATTGAAcaaattaagaaagaaaacgAGCGAGAAAGACAGGAGATGCAGAATGAACTGATAAAAAGAGAAGAGGAgtttaaaaagagagaagaggagatcAAGAAAGACACAGATGATAATGTGAGAAAAGAGATGCAGAGAAAACTGGAGGAGCAAAAGAAACTAATTGAGgagcagaataaaagaaaaaaaatcttagaagAGGAACAACAGAACTTCATAAACTACCTGATAGAAAAGCATGAGAAAGAAAAGCTAAAGCTCCAGAAgagaattaaaagaaaaacaagaaaacaagcagAACATGAATATCGTGAAAATCTTGAGAAAGAATTGGCTAAAGCTTTAGATGTAGCTGAAAAAGAAGTACCACATACTACAAAACGAGCCCGTTACTGTAATCAGTTTGATCCTGATGATGAAGGATCTGGTAACGTTCAGCACTTTGTGAATTGGATTATGAGATGA
- the LOC122329992 gene encoding GTPase IMAP family member 4-like isoform X2 → MRQALHCVSLCDPGVHVFLLIIPDAPLSIEDKAEMEEMRKIFSSNLSEHIMVLRIKEKLTSQMNTAPSSSAEMIASRCFVLESSSQIPDLLQDVENMVKMTDGRCYTTFMCLQDRLELERNKHRVEIEDLRGSVMKTTGVTHNDDLRIVLLGKTGVGKSASGNTILRRVAFKSTMKSSSVTRDCQKEITEFTKRQITVIDTPGLFDTGVDNVETRKEIVKCVSMAAPGPHVFLLVIQLGRITKEEKDAVQMIQEMFGEKSKMYTIVLFTRGDDLKGKTIQEFIEDDDFSKNLVQQFGKRHHVFNNNETENRKQVSDLLDKIDCMVAVNGGSFYTNEMFEKVEKNIIEEQDRIMKEKEEEIKRIEEELRAKYESEIEQIKKENERERQEMQNELIKREEEFKKREEEIKKDTDDNVRKEMQRKLEEQKKLIEEQNKRKKILEEEQQNFINYLIEKHEKEKLKLQKRIKRKTRKQAEHEYRENLEKELAKALDVAEKEVPHTTKRARYCNQFDPDDEGSGNVQHFVNWIMR, encoded by the exons ATGCGCCAGGCTCTCCACTGCGTGTCTCTCTGTGATCCTGGAGTTCATGTTTTCCTCCTCATTATTCCTGATGCTCCACTCAGCATTGAAGACAAAGCAGAAATGGAGGAGATGCGGAAGATCTTCAGCTCAAACCTCAGCGAACACATCATGGTCCTCAGAATCAAAGAGAAGTTGACAAGTCAAATGAATACAGCTCCTTCTTCATCTGCTGAGATGATTGCAAGtcgatgttttgttttggagagCAGCTCACAGATTCCAGATCTACTTCAGGATGTGGAGAACATGGTGAAAATGACAGATGGAAGATGCTACACGACCTTCATGTGCCTTCAGGATCGACTAGAACTGgagagaaacaaacacagagtcGAAATAGAGGACCTGCGAGGATCTGTGATGAAAACAAcag GTGTAACACACAACGATGATCTGAGGATTGTGCTGCTGGGAAAGACGGGTGTAGGGAAAAGTGCATCAGGAAATACTATACTGAGAAGAGTAGCCTTTAAATCAACAATGAAATCAAGCTCAGTGACCAGAGATTGTCAGAAGGAAATTACAGAGTTCACCAAAAGACAGATAACAGTGATCGATACCCCAGGCCTGTTTGATACTGGGGTTGATAACGTTGAGACCAGGAAGGAGATTGTGAAGTGTGTCTCTATGGCAGCTCCTGGTCCACATGTGTTTCTGCTGGTGATTCAACTGGGACGAATTACTAAAGAGGAGAAAGATGCAGTGCAGATGATCCAGGAGATGTTTGGAGAGAAATCCAAAATGTACACCATTGTGCTCTTCACCAGAGGAGATGATCTTAAAGGAAAAACAATTCAAGAATTTATTGAAGATGATGATTTTTCAAAGAATCTCGTCCAGCAGTTTGGCAAGAGACACCACGTGTTCAATAATAACGAGACTGAAAACCGAAAACAGGTTTCTGATCTGCTGGATAAGATTGACTGTATGGTGGCAGTGAATGGAGGGAGTTTCTACACCAATGAGATGTTCGAGAAGGTGGAGAAGAACATCATAGAGGAACAAGACAGAAtcatgaaagagaaagaagaagagatcAAGAGAATAGAAGAAGAGCTGAGAGCCAAATATGAATCGGAAATTGAAcaaattaagaaagaaaacgAGCGAGAAAGACAGGAGATGCAGAATGAACTGATAAAAAGAGAAGAGGAgtttaaaaagagagaagaggagatcAAGAAAGACACAGATGATAATGTGAGAAAAGAGATGCAGAGAAAACTGGAGGAGCAAAAGAAACTAATTGAGgagcagaataaaagaaaaaaaatcttagaagAGGAACAACAGAACTTCATAAACTACCTGATAGAAAAGCATGAGAAAGAAAAGCTAAAGCTCCAGAAgagaattaaaagaaaaacaagaaaacaagcagAACATGAATATCGTGAAAATCTTGAGAAAGAATTGGCTAAAGCTTTAGATGTAGCTGAAAAAGAAGTACCACATACTACAAAACGAGCCCGTTACTGTAATCAGTTTGATCCTGATGATGAAGGATCTGGTAACGTTCAGCACTTTGTGAATTGGATTATGAGATGA
- the LOC122332889 gene encoding GTPase IMAP family member 5-like, whose translation MSDYGLCKCFVSAAVGRGSARRRSSSKKRDPPNMIEATPLRIVLLGSSVSENSLVGNFILGRAAFDSEAPPDIVERVRGRLKDRHVIVINSPQLLQTSISAHQITRTVRECVNLSDPGPHVIVLVLSHEQRSAEDQERVEKVLLSFSESVYRHATVITTQEPTEASDILQKIIQKCANRHFRLQRSSSPEDLLQTRLRDF comes from the exons ATGTCAGATTATGGATTATGTAAGTGTTTTGTCTCTGCAGCTGTTGGTCGTGGTTCTGCCCGCAGGAGAAGCAGCAGCAAAAAAAGAGACCCACCCAACA TGATTGAAGCGACTCCTCTGAGGATCGTTCTTCTGGGTTCGAGCGTGTCTGAAAACAGTCTGGTGGGGAACTTCATATTAGGGCGAGCAGCATTCGACAGCGAAGCTCCTCCAGACATTGTAGAGAGAGTCAGAGGAAGACTGAAGGACAGACACGTGATCGTCATCAACAGTCCTCAGCTGCTGCAGACGAGCATCTCGGCTCATCAGATCACACGGAcggtgagagagtgtgtgaatcTGTCTGATCCGGGGCCTCATGTGATCGTTCTGGTCCTCAGTCACGAGCAGCGTTCAGCAGAAGATCAGGAGCGTGTGGAGAAGGTgctgctttctttctctgagaGCGTTTATCGACACGCCACAGTGATCACCACACAAGAGCCCACAGAAGCCAGTGACATCCTACAGaaaatcattcagaaatgtGCAAACAGACACTTCAGACTTCAGAGAAGCAGTTCTCCTGAGGATCTTCTTCAGACGCGTTTGAGAGATTTCTGA